One genomic segment of Burkholderiaceae bacterium includes these proteins:
- a CDS encoding phosphoribosylformylglycinamidine cyclo-ligase gives MSPTAAKPPLSYKDAGVDIDAGDALVERIKPLAKKTLREGVLAGIGGFGALFEVPKRYREPVLVSGTDGVGTKLKLAFEWNMHDTVGIDLVAMSVNDVLVQGAEPLFFLDYFACGKLDVDTAAAVVGGIAKGCELSGCALIGGETAEMPGMYPAGEYDLAGFAVGVVEKSKILTGQSVAEGDVVLGLGSSGVHSNGFSLVRKCIERAGAQLPATLDGQPFRQAVMAPTRLYVKSVLAALAAHPHSENAASPGGIKALAHITGGGLLENIPRVLPDALAAQLAKGGWPQSELFAWLQQTAGIDDTEMNRTFNNGIGMVLVLAPEQAAACAQTLRAAGERVFEIGRIAPRGSGPAVTVA, from the coding sequence ATGAGCCCCACCGCTGCCAAACCTCCCCTGAGCTACAAGGATGCCGGCGTCGACATCGACGCCGGCGACGCGCTGGTCGAGCGCATCAAGCCGCTGGCCAAGAAGACCTTGCGCGAGGGCGTGCTGGCGGGCATCGGCGGCTTTGGCGCGCTGTTCGAGGTGCCCAAACGCTACCGGGAGCCGGTGCTGGTCAGCGGCACCGACGGCGTGGGCACCAAGCTGAAGCTGGCCTTCGAGTGGAACATGCACGACACCGTGGGCATCGACCTGGTGGCCATGAGCGTGAACGACGTGCTGGTGCAGGGCGCCGAGCCGCTGTTCTTCCTGGACTACTTCGCCTGCGGCAAGCTCGACGTGGACACCGCCGCCGCCGTGGTGGGCGGCATCGCCAAGGGCTGCGAGCTGTCGGGCTGCGCGCTGATCGGCGGCGAGACGGCCGAGATGCCCGGCATGTACCCGGCCGGCGAATACGACCTGGCGGGCTTTGCCGTCGGCGTGGTCGAAAAGTCCAAAATCCTCACCGGCCAGAGCGTGGCTGAGGGCGACGTGGTGCTGGGCCTGGGCTCCAGCGGCGTGCACAGCAACGGCTTTTCGCTGGTGCGCAAGTGCATCGAGCGCGCCGGCGCCCAGCTGCCCGCCACGCTGGACGGCCAGCCCTTTCGCCAGGCTGTGATGGCGCCCACGCGTCTGTACGTCAAGAGCGTGCTGGCCGCGCTGGCCGCCCACCCGCATTCGGAAAATGCCGCCTCGCCCGGCGGCATCAAGGCCCTGGCCCACATCACCGGCGGCGGCCTGCTGGAGAACATCCCGCGCGTGCTGCCCGACGCGCTGGCCGCGCAGCTGGCCAAGGGCGGCTGGCCCCAGAGCGAGCTGTTCGCCTGGCTGCAGCAAACCGCCGGCATCGACGACACCGAGATGAACCGCACCTTCAACAACGGCATCGGCATGGTGCTGGTGCTGGCGCCCGAGCAGGCCGCCGCCTGCGCGCAAACGCTGCGCGCGGCGGGCGAGCGGGTGTTCGAGATCGGCCGCATCGCGCCGCGCGGCAGCGGTCCCGCCGTGACGGTGGCCTGA
- a CDS encoding EamA family transporter codes for MAALTRKQLIALLFVTVVWGANWPVMKFGVQGFPPLAFRALQMVLALPVLWAWLRVKRLPLAIPRAAWGPVLWLGLFNLALWNAPMIVAIPMLSSGRAAILGYTMPIFSALLGAWLWRDRLGARGWLGVAAAALGVLLLLWNELGAMGGRPVGVALMLLAALSWAYGTQLLRRSTLTLSTPTLAFWMMVVAGVLMVLLSALLERERWHAPGANTLWATAYNALLVLSLAQIAWFSLARALPPLASTLSVMMIPVLGVFIGALWLAEPIHWQDWSAMALMCVAIASVLWPASAAPAAA; via the coding sequence ATGGCCGCCCTGACCCGCAAACAGCTGATCGCCCTGCTCTTCGTCACCGTGGTCTGGGGGGCCAACTGGCCGGTGATGAAGTTCGGCGTGCAGGGTTTTCCGCCGCTGGCCTTTCGCGCGCTGCAGATGGTGCTGGCCTTGCCCGTGCTGTGGGCCTGGCTGCGCGTCAAGCGCCTGCCGCTGGCCATCCCGCGCGCGGCCTGGGGCCCCGTGCTGTGGCTGGGCCTGTTCAACCTGGCGCTGTGGAACGCGCCCATGATCGTCGCGATCCCCATGCTCTCCAGCGGGCGCGCCGCCATCCTGGGCTACACCATGCCCATCTTCTCGGCCCTGCTGGGCGCCTGGCTGTGGCGCGACCGACTGGGTGCGCGCGGCTGGCTGGGCGTGGCGGCCGCGGCGCTGGGCGTGTTGCTGCTGCTGTGGAACGAGCTGGGCGCCATGGGCGGACGCCCGGTGGGCGTGGCGCTGATGCTGCTGGCGGCCCTGTCCTGGGCCTATGGCACGCAGCTGCTGCGCCGCTCGACGCTCACGCTGTCCACGCCGACCCTGGCGTTCTGGATGATGGTGGTGGCAGGCGTACTGATGGTCTTGCTGAGCGCCCTGCTGGAGCGCGAGCGGTGGCATGCCCCGGGCGCCAACACGCTGTGGGCCACGGCCTACAACGCCCTGCTGGTGCTGAGCCTGGCGCAGATCGCCTGGTTCTCGCTGGCGCGCGCGCTGCCGCCGCTGGCCTCCACGCTCAGCGTGATGATGATTCCGGTGCTGGGCGTTTTCATCGGCGCGCTGTGGCTGGCCGAACCCATCCATTGGCAGGACTGGAGCGCGATGGCGCTGATGTGCGTGGCCATCGCCTCGGTGCTGTGGCCGGCCAGCGCCGCACCGGCCGCGGCCTGA
- the pcnB gene encoding polynucleotide adenylyltransferase PcnB, which yields MIKNFLDKLIDKATGGHGRKHLGKRVELGPQAHGINPALVDERAATVVRTLKEAGYQAYIVGGAVRDLLLGLKPKDFDVATNATPEQVKGLFRRAFIIGRRFRIVHVVFGRGREHEVIEVSTFRANVDSTHAEHVSGNERTAKSQLAGMKHAVDASGRVLRDNVWGSQEDDAARRDFTVNAMYYDPETRVLVDYHGGMQDAQKKRIRMIGDAATRYREDPVRIIRAVRFGAKLSRLGFTLEPKTAKPLQEGRALLAEVPQSRLFDEMLKLLQTGHALASVEQLRKLGLASGIYPLLDVVVERAEQPFVKAALLDTDRRVDEGKPVAPSFLLACVLWQDVLAGWQQRLARKAHPFPALQEAIDEVFDARIGDVSGRGKLGGDMREIWMMQPRFEKRAGHSPFSLAEQPRFRAGFDFMRLRADVGEVDETLVDWWQAFSQADESAREDLVQQLRAEQQKAKKAPRVHQVKKGAVAPTDPAQEAPESVASDTFSEAADAAPAAPRRRRRRRKPAGGAGSAAPEAQP from the coding sequence ATGATCAAGAACTTTCTCGACAAGCTGATCGACAAGGCCACCGGCGGCCACGGCCGCAAGCACCTGGGCAAGCGGGTGGAGCTGGGCCCGCAGGCGCACGGCATCAACCCGGCGCTGGTGGACGAGCGTGCCGCCACGGTGGTGCGCACGCTCAAGGAGGCGGGCTATCAGGCCTACATCGTCGGCGGCGCGGTGCGCGACCTGCTGCTGGGGCTCAAGCCCAAGGACTTCGACGTCGCCACCAACGCCACGCCCGAGCAGGTCAAGGGCCTGTTCCGGCGCGCCTTCATCATCGGGCGGCGCTTTCGCATCGTGCACGTGGTGTTCGGGCGCGGGCGCGAGCACGAGGTGATCGAGGTCTCCACCTTCCGCGCCAACGTCGACAGCACCCATGCCGAGCACGTGAGTGGCAACGAGCGCACGGCCAAGAGCCAGCTGGCGGGCATGAAGCACGCGGTGGACGCCAGCGGGCGCGTGCTGCGCGACAACGTGTGGGGCTCGCAGGAGGACGACGCCGCGCGGCGCGACTTCACCGTCAACGCCATGTACTACGACCCCGAGACCCGCGTGCTGGTGGACTACCACGGCGGCATGCAGGACGCGCAGAAAAAGCGCATCCGCATGATCGGCGATGCCGCCACCCGCTACCGCGAGGACCCGGTGCGCATCATCCGCGCGGTGCGCTTCGGCGCCAAGCTCTCGCGCCTGGGCTTCACGCTCGAGCCCAAGACCGCCAAGCCGCTGCAGGAGGGCCGGGCGCTGCTGGCCGAGGTGCCGCAAAGCCGCCTGTTCGACGAGATGCTCAAGCTGCTGCAGACCGGCCACGCGCTGGCCAGCGTCGAGCAGCTCAGGAAGCTGGGGCTGGCCAGCGGCATCTACCCGCTGCTGGACGTGGTGGTCGAGCGCGCCGAGCAGCCCTTCGTCAAGGCCGCGCTGCTGGACACCGACCGCCGCGTGGACGAGGGCAAGCCGGTGGCGCCGTCGTTTTTGCTGGCCTGCGTGCTGTGGCAGGACGTGCTGGCCGGCTGGCAGCAGCGCCTGGCGCGCAAGGCGCACCCGTTTCCGGCGCTGCAGGAGGCCATCGACGAGGTGTTCGACGCCCGCATCGGCGACGTGTCCGGCCGCGGCAAGCTGGGCGGCGACATGCGCGAGATCTGGATGATGCAGCCGCGCTTTGAAAAGCGCGCCGGCCACTCGCCCTTCAGCCTGGCCGAGCAGCCGCGCTTTCGCGCCGGCTTCGACTTCATGCGCCTGCGCGCCGACGTGGGCGAGGTGGACGAGACCCTGGTCGATTGGTGGCAGGCCTTCAGCCAGGCCGACGAATCGGCGCGCGAGGACCTGGTGCAGCAGCTGCGCGCCGAGCAGCAAAAGGCCAAGAAGGCGCCGCGCGTTCATCAAGTGAAAAAAGGGGCTGTGGCCCCCACCGATCCAGCGCAAGAAGCTCCTGAATCGGTAGCATCCGACACCTTTTCCGAGGCGGCCGACGCGGCACCCGCCGCCCCGCGCCGCCGCCGTCGCCGGCGCAAGCCCGCCGGCGGCGCCGGTTCCGCAGCGCCCGAAGCACAACCGTAA
- a CDS encoding HAD family phosphatase: MFDLDYTLLPLDSDHAWGEFTTTLGWTDAQQFRQRNDAFYAAYQAGTLDIHDYVRFATAAVRAHGPQAARQAQARFLREVIEPAITPQALALVQAHQRADDAVVVVTATNAFVTRPIAQRLGVDELIAVELAFGPDGWITGEIQGTPSFREGKVQRVADWLRARGLDWDDAEVTFYSDSMNDLPLLERAAHPVATNPDERLRALATARGWRILDLFTQEHKEETA; this comes from the coding sequence CTGTTCGACCTGGACTACACCCTGTTGCCGCTGGACTCGGACCACGCCTGGGGCGAGTTCACCACCACCCTGGGCTGGACCGATGCGCAGCAGTTCAGGCAGCGCAACGACGCCTTCTACGCCGCCTACCAGGCCGGCACGCTGGACATCCACGACTACGTGCGCTTTGCCACTGCGGCGGTGCGCGCGCATGGCCCGCAGGCGGCGCGCCAGGCCCAGGCGCGCTTTCTGCGCGAGGTGATCGAGCCGGCCATCACCCCGCAGGCGCTGGCGCTGGTGCAGGCCCACCAGCGGGCGGACGATGCGGTGGTGGTCGTCACCGCCACCAATGCGTTCGTCACCCGCCCGATCGCGCAGCGCCTGGGGGTGGATGAGCTGATCGCGGTGGAGCTGGCGTTCGGCCCGGACGGCTGGATCACCGGCGAGATCCAGGGCACGCCTTCGTTTCGCGAGGGCAAGGTGCAGCGCGTGGCCGACTGGCTGCGCGCGCGCGGGCTGGACTGGGACGACGCCGAGGTCACTTTCTATTCCGATTCGATGAACGACCTGCCGCTGCTCGAGCGCGCGGCGCACCCGGTGGCCACCAACCCCGACGAGCGCCTGCGCGCGCTGGCCACTGCGCGCGGCTGGCGCATCCTTGACCTTTTCACGCAAGAACACAAAGAAGAAACCGCATGA
- a CDS encoding AI-2E family transporter, translating into MSALPDARLRAATVASHLVMVASLLIVMWQGLLPGLLCVCVGFFSTRWLSPRLAPLLHTQRGRAPALAAAAVALLPIVLLAVALPRTRGLLLDAPAQYRELLGFLARTVLDLRNRLPHDVAAQLPEGSAEIQSAIAGYLVSKAGTLATTGRAWLSGLLFSYVGLLIGALAAVRPSAASLKPLAAQLHQRVLRFGQSFRRIIVAQFWISLFNTSLTAIFLLVILPLADSRLPYTTALIALTFVTGLVPIVGNLICNTVLTLVGVSVSPSVALACLAFLVLIHKAEYFINAKVIGHRTHMGVWELLTVMFVMEAIFGPAGLVAAPLFYAYAKQELQASGWV; encoded by the coding sequence ATGAGCGCGCTCCCCGACGCCCGTCTGCGCGCCGCCACGGTGGCCAGCCACCTGGTCATGGTGGCGTCCCTGCTGATCGTCATGTGGCAGGGCCTGCTGCCCGGGCTGCTGTGCGTGTGCGTGGGGTTTTTCAGCACGCGCTGGCTCAGCCCGCGCCTGGCGCCGCTGCTGCACACCCAGCGCGGGCGCGCGCCCGCGCTGGCCGCCGCCGCGGTGGCCCTGCTGCCCATCGTCCTGCTGGCCGTCGCACTGCCGCGCACGCGCGGCCTGCTGCTGGACGCGCCGGCGCAGTACCGCGAGCTGCTGGGCTTTCTGGCGCGCACCGTGCTGGATTTGCGCAATCGCCTGCCGCACGACGTGGCGGCCCAGCTGCCCGAAGGCTCGGCCGAGATCCAGAGCGCCATCGCGGGCTATCTGGTCAGCAAGGCCGGCACGCTGGCCACCACCGGGCGTGCCTGGCTGTCGGGCCTGCTGTTTTCCTACGTGGGCCTGCTGATCGGCGCCCTGGCCGCCGTGCGCCCCAGCGCCGCAAGCCTGAAGCCCCTGGCCGCGCAACTGCACCAGCGCGTGCTGCGCTTTGGCCAGAGCTTTCGCCGCATCATCGTGGCGCAGTTCTGGATCTCGCTGTTCAACACCAGCCTGACGGCCATCTTCCTGCTGGTCATCCTGCCGCTGGCCGACAGCCGCCTGCCCTACACCACCGCGCTGATCGCGCTGACCTTCGTGACCGGACTGGTCCCCATCGTGGGCAACCTGATCTGCAACACGGTGCTCACCCTGGTCGGCGTCTCGGTGTCGCCCAGCGTGGCCCTGGCCTGCCTGGCCTTTCTCGTCCTGATCCACAAGGCCGAGTACTTCATCAACGCCAAGGTCATCGGCCACCGCACCCACATGGGCGTGTGGGAGCTGCTGACCGTGATGTTCGTGATGGAAGCCATCTTCGGCCCCGCCGGCCTGGTGGCCGCGCCGCTGTTTTACGCCTACGCCAAGCAGGAGCTGCAAGCAAGCGGCTGGGTCTGA
- the ipdC gene encoding indolepyruvate/phenylpyruvate decarboxylase produces MTLGLSLLRALKNHGAREIFGIPGDFILPLFKQIEESAILPLVTLSHEPGLGFAADAAARMHGGIGVVAVTYGAGALNTVNAVASAYAERVPLVVLAGCPGEVEAHSGLLLHHQVRHVDSQWRIYGEITCDRVRLSDPQTAPAALARVLRSCREYSQPVLIEVPRDMTLAPMAEVPVLPPSAFSAEAVAECADEWMARIQAAQRPVLVLDVEIRRFGIEARVAELARRLQLPVLTTFMGRGLLTEAGTAEGVRLHGTYLGVAGDAATTALLDESDLPVMLGAILSDNNFGVSAQRMDFRRALIAAHREARVGHHVYPDIPLAALVEALLARTPAVPARAAYAPPPSPDHPRGLVADDTPLCAGDLSRALNDCIALHGPINVVSDIGDCLFAALELVPTPLVAPGYYATMGFGVPAGIGAQVATGERSLILVGDGAFQMTGWELGNCPRLGLDPIVIVLNNQTWEMIRAFQTESRCAALGDWRLADCADALGGRGHRVHTRRQFKAALDAAFAERGRFQLIELMVPPGDSTPMLQRFSEGIRALRARAAG; encoded by the coding sequence ATGACCCTCGGCCTGTCCCTGCTGCGCGCGCTCAAGAACCACGGCGCGCGCGAGATCTTCGGCATTCCCGGTGACTTCATCCTGCCGCTGTTCAAGCAGATCGAGGAAAGCGCCATCCTGCCCCTGGTCACGCTCAGCCACGAGCCCGGCCTGGGCTTTGCCGCCGATGCGGCCGCGCGCATGCACGGCGGCATCGGCGTGGTGGCCGTCACCTACGGCGCGGGCGCGCTCAACACCGTCAACGCCGTGGCCAGCGCCTACGCCGAGCGCGTGCCGCTGGTGGTGCTGGCCGGCTGCCCGGGCGAGGTGGAGGCGCACTCGGGCCTGCTGCTGCACCACCAGGTGCGGCACGTGGATTCGCAGTGGCGCATCTACGGCGAGATCACCTGCGACCGCGTGCGCCTGTCCGACCCGCAGACGGCGCCTGCCGCATTGGCCCGCGTGTTGCGCAGCTGCCGCGAGTATTCGCAGCCGGTGCTGATCGAGGTGCCGCGCGACATGACGCTGGCGCCCATGGCCGAGGTGCCGGTGCTGCCGCCCAGCGCCTTCAGCGCCGAGGCGGTGGCCGAGTGCGCCGACGAGTGGATGGCGCGCATCCAGGCCGCCCAGCGCCCGGTGCTGGTGCTGGACGTGGAGATTCGCCGCTTCGGCATCGAGGCGCGCGTGGCCGAGCTGGCGCGCCGCCTGCAACTGCCGGTGCTCACCACCTTCATGGGCCGCGGCCTGCTGACCGAGGCCGGCACGGCAGAAGGCGTGCGCCTGCACGGCACCTACCTGGGCGTGGCGGGCGATGCGGCCACCACGGCGCTGCTGGACGAATCCGACCTGCCGGTGATGCTGGGCGCGATCCTGTCGGACAACAACTTCGGCGTCAGCGCCCAGCGCATGGACTTTCGCCGCGCGTTGATTGCCGCGCACCGCGAGGCGCGCGTGGGCCACCACGTGTATCCCGACATTCCGCTGGCCGCCCTGGTCGAGGCCTTGCTGGCGCGCACGCCGGCCGTGCCGGCGCGGGCGGCCTATGCGCCACCCCCCAGCCCCGACCATCCGCGCGGCTTGGTGGCCGACGACACCCCGCTGTGCGCGGGCGATTTGAGCCGCGCGCTCAACGACTGCATCGCGCTGCACGGCCCCATCAACGTGGTGTCGGACATCGGCGACTGCCTGTTCGCTGCGCTGGAGCTGGTGCCCACGCCGCTGGTGGCGCCGGGCTACTACGCCACCATGGGCTTCGGCGTGCCGGCTGGCATCGGCGCGCAGGTGGCCACGGGCGAGCGCAGCCTGATCCTGGTGGGCGACGGCGCCTTCCAGATGACCGGCTGGGAGCTGGGCAATTGCCCGCGCCTGGGGCTGGACCCGATCGTCATCGTGCTGAACAACCAGACCTGGGAGATGATCCGCGCCTTCCAGACCGAGTCGCGCTGCGCCGCGCTGGGCGACTGGCGCCTGGCCGACTGTGCCGACGCCCTGGGCGGGCGCGGCCACCGCGTGCACACCCGTCGCCAGTTCAAGGCCGCTCTGGACGCCGCCTTTGCCGAGCGCGGACGCTTTCAGCTGATCGAGCTGATGGTGCCGCCAGGCGACAGCACGCCCATGCTGCAGCGTTTTTCGGAGGGCATCCGTGCGCTGCGGGCGCGGGCTGCGGGGTGA
- a CDS encoding inorganic phosphate transporter, with product MEVAQVALWVVVLLVVLALAFDFMNGFHDAANSIATVVSTGVLRPTQAVVFAGFFNIVAIFVFHLSVAATVGKGIVHPGVVDVHVVFGALIGAIVWNLVTWYYGIPSSSSHALIGGIVGAVMAKSGSGALVVGGILKIVAFIFVSPLLGFLLGSLMMVLVAWIFRRVRPKRVDRWFRRLQLLSAGAYSLGHGGNDAQKTIGIIWMLLIATGYSSATAAEPPIWTIAGCYLAIGMGTMFGGWRIVKTMGQKITKLKPVGGFCAETGGALTLFLATALGIPVSTTHTITGAIVGVGSTERASAVRWGVAGNIVWAWILTIPASAFVAAVAYWLSWQLF from the coding sequence ATGGAAGTTGCTCAAGTCGCCCTGTGGGTGGTCGTGCTGCTGGTGGTGTTGGCGCTGGCGTTCGACTTCATGAACGGCTTTCACGACGCCGCCAACTCGATCGCCACCGTGGTCTCCACCGGCGTGCTGCGGCCGACGCAGGCGGTGGTGTTTGCCGGCTTCTTCAACATCGTCGCCATCTTCGTGTTCCACCTGAGCGTGGCCGCCACGGTGGGCAAGGGCATCGTCCATCCGGGCGTGGTCGACGTGCACGTGGTGTTCGGCGCGCTGATCGGCGCCATCGTCTGGAACCTCGTGACCTGGTACTACGGCATTCCCAGCAGCTCATCGCACGCGCTGATCGGCGGCATCGTGGGGGCGGTGATGGCCAAGTCGGGCTCCGGCGCGCTGGTGGTGGGCGGCATCCTGAAGATCGTGGCCTTCATCTTTGTCTCCCCGCTGCTGGGCTTCCTGCTGGGCTCGCTGATGATGGTGCTGGTGGCCTGGATCTTCCGGCGCGTGCGGCCCAAGCGCGTGGACCGCTGGTTCCGGCGCCTGCAGCTGCTGTCGGCCGGCGCCTACAGCCTGGGCCATGGCGGCAACGACGCGCAAAAGACCATCGGCATCATCTGGATGCTCCTGATCGCCACCGGCTACAGCAGCGCCACGGCGGCCGAGCCGCCGATCTGGACCATCGCCGGCTGCTACCTGGCCATCGGCATGGGCACCATGTTCGGCGGCTGGCGCATCGTCAAGACCATGGGCCAGAAGATCACCAAGCTCAAGCCGGTGGGTGGTTTTTGCGCCGAGACGGGCGGGGCCTTGACCTTGTTCCTGGCCACCGCGCTGGGCATCCCGGTGTCGACCACGCACACCATCACCGGCGCCATCGTCGGCGTGGGCTCCACCGAGCGGGCCTCGGCGGTGCGCTGGGGCGTGGCCGGCAACATCGTCTGGGCCTGGATCCTGACCATTCCGGCCAGCGCCTTCGTGGCCGCCGTGGCGTACTGGCTGAGCTGGCAGTTGTTCTGA
- a CDS encoding DMT family protein produces the protein MSGFTSLPIAAQTVLLLIASNAFMTMAWYGHLKNLSSAPWYVAALLSWGIALFEYLLQVPANRIGHQQFSVAQLKIMQEVVTLTVFVPFAWLYLDQPPKLDYLWAALCLVGAVYFVFRGH, from the coding sequence ATGAGTGGGTTCACCTCGCTTCCCATCGCGGCGCAGACCGTGCTGCTCCTGATCGCCAGCAACGCCTTCATGACCATGGCCTGGTACGGCCACCTGAAGAACCTGAGCTCGGCGCCGTGGTACGTGGCCGCCCTGCTGAGCTGGGGCATCGCGCTGTTCGAGTACCTGCTGCAGGTGCCGGCCAACCGCATCGGCCATCAGCAGTTCAGCGTGGCGCAGCTCAAGATCATGCAGGAGGTGGTCACGCTCACCGTGTTCGTGCCCTTCGCCTGGCTGTACCTGGACCAGCCGCCCAAGCTGGACTACCTGTGGGCCGCGCTGTGTCTGGTGGGCGCAGTCTATTTCGTGTTTCGCGGCCATTGA
- the hda gene encoding DnaA regulatory inactivator Hda, with amino-acid sequence MKQMALDIALAPEPTLAAFVPAGNDQALAHLRLWCEGPARSPLPIYLWGPAGAGKTHLLRAARQALAGQGAATGWLDAQASPHAAFDAAWDVVLLDDVQRYGPELQQTAFNWFINAATPADGRPRAVLAAGSLPPADLPLREDLRTRLGWGHVFELHPLPDEQGRAALRQAAATRGLALGDEVIDYVLARFSRDLGSLMQLLDHLDRYALQTQRPITIPLIRAMLQNE; translated from the coding sequence ATGAAGCAGATGGCCCTGGACATCGCGCTGGCGCCCGAGCCCACGCTGGCCGCCTTCGTGCCGGCCGGCAACGACCAGGCGCTGGCGCATCTGCGGCTGTGGTGCGAGGGCCCGGCGCGCTCGCCGCTGCCGATCTATCTGTGGGGCCCGGCGGGCGCCGGCAAGACGCACCTGCTGCGCGCGGCGCGCCAGGCGCTGGCCGGGCAGGGCGCCGCCACTGGCTGGCTGGACGCGCAGGCGTCGCCCCACGCCGCGTTCGACGCGGCCTGGGACGTGGTGCTGCTCGACGACGTGCAGCGCTACGGCCCGGAGCTGCAGCAGACCGCGTTCAACTGGTTCATCAACGCCGCCACGCCCGCCGACGGCCGCCCGCGCGCCGTGCTGGCCGCCGGCAGCCTGCCGCCGGCCGACCTGCCGCTGCGCGAGGATCTGCGCACGCGCCTGGGCTGGGGCCACGTGTTCGAGCTGCACCCGCTGCCCGACGAACAGGGCCGCGCCGCGCTGCGTCAGGCGGCGGCGACGCGCGGCCTGGCGCTGGGCGACGAGGTGATCGACTACGTGCTGGCGCGCTTTTCGCGCGACCTGGGCAGCCTGATGCAGCTGCTGGACCACCTGGACCGCTACGCTCTGCAGACGCAGCGGCCCATCACCATCCCGCTGATTCGCGCGATGCTTCAAAATGAGTAG
- the folK gene encoding 2-amino-4-hydroxy-6-hydroxymethyldihydropteridine diphosphokinase, producing MERAPVTAFIGLGANLGDAAASVRQAVQALAGWPGTLACTASRLYRSAPVEATGPEYINAVVRLDTTLTAPALLQALQAIEAAAGRQRPYRNAPRTLDLDLLLYGAARIDSARLTVPHPRWRERAFVLRPLAELAPRLVPAAMLQAVADQPCEPLGPTLEQHA from the coding sequence ATGGAGCGCGCGCCGGTCACCGCCTTCATCGGGCTGGGCGCCAACCTGGGTGACGCGGCGGCCAGCGTGCGGCAGGCCGTGCAGGCCCTGGCGGGCTGGCCCGGCACGCTGGCCTGCACCGCCTCGCGCCTGTACCGCAGCGCGCCGGTCGAGGCCACGGGGCCCGAGTACATCAACGCCGTCGTGCGCCTGGACACCACCTTGACCGCGCCCGCGCTGCTGCAGGCCCTGCAGGCCATCGAGGCGGCGGCCGGGCGCCAGCGCCCGTACCGCAACGCCCCGCGCACGCTCGACCTGGACCTGCTGCTGTACGGCGCGGCTCGCATCGACAGCGCGCGGCTCACCGTGCCGCACCCGCGCTGGCGCGAGCGCGCCTTCGTGCTGCGGCCGCTGGCCGAACTGGCGCCGCGGCTCGTCCCGGCGGCCATGCTGCAGGCCGTGGCCGACCAGCCCTGCGAGCCGCTGGGGCCCACGTTGGAGCAACACGCATGA
- a CDS encoding DUF47 domain-containing protein, with product MLFSKLLPREGNFFELFNQHADCIVQAAQAFEKLVANYADPLLREKYNHEVDRAERAADKVTHEVSRLIHTTFITPIDREQIHALINIMDDVADLLQDSAETMALYDVHHMTSEMIRLTDLSVKCCERVQAAVRLLGRIGDQAVAEQALKVCAEIDELESDADRVMRSAMSQLFRHEPDVRELIKLRAIYELLETVTDRCEDVANQIEGIVLENS from the coding sequence ATGCTGTTCAGCAAGCTCTTGCCCAGGGAGGGCAATTTTTTTGAGCTCTTCAATCAGCACGCCGATTGCATCGTCCAGGCGGCGCAGGCCTTCGAGAAGCTGGTCGCCAACTACGCCGACCCGCTGCTGCGCGAGAAGTACAACCACGAGGTGGACCGCGCCGAGCGCGCCGCCGACAAGGTGACGCACGAGGTCAGCCGGCTGATCCACACCACCTTCATCACGCCGATCGACCGCGAGCAGATTCACGCGCTGATCAACATCATGGACGACGTGGCCGACCTGCTGCAGGACTCGGCCGAGACCATGGCGCTGTACGACGTGCATCACATGACCAGCGAGATGATTCGGCTGACCGATCTGTCGGTCAAGTGCTGCGAGCGCGTGCAGGCCGCCGTCAGGCTGCTGGGGCGCATCGGCGACCAGGCCGTGGCCGAGCAGGCACTGAAGGTGTGCGCCGAGATCGACGAGCTCGAGTCCGACGCCGACCGCGTGATGCGCAGCGCCATGAGCCAGCTGTTTCGCCACGAGCCCGACGTGCGCGAGCTGATCAAGCTGCGCGCCATCTACGAGCTGCTCGAGACCGTCACCGACCGCTGCGAGGACGTGGCCAACCAGATCGAAGGCATCGTCCTCGAAAACTCCTGA